TTGAATAAGTTACTCTTGTCCTTCAGGAAATTAAACTAATCAATAAATCAATCTACTAATGAATCTACAATTTGATCCGTTCATTTAtcacatattttattttctatactGATTTTGACATCGTTCATCAGACTTTTCCCAGACAATGACATGCTGCTGTCATACTGGACTTACGAGCCTCGTTCTGGACGTGGAAAACCACCTTTACAAcatcagctacagtaaatgcacataTTCATCAAACCACAATAATAATATCTAatccatttttttaaaataaagtacTTAAAACAATCACAAATAACCAAGCTGCTGTACAACATGTACTtagtaaataaaactaaatgtgaaaaaatatGAGCAGCAATCTCCAGAAAACTATCAACTCATATCTATTGACTAATTCCCTTATCTTGGTATTGAGCAATAAGCCTTTGGTCTAAGTCCAAAATTACAACAGATATATAACTGATAGTTTATCAAGCAGATGATGTTAGTAAAATAAAGTTATATTTTGCTATTTGAAAAATATTTGTGTATTAACATCCTTCTAACTATTGTTTGTCAGACAGGTCGTCTTTCTCACCAGCAACAAAAATCTGTACCATTTCCTATGGTTAGAACATGTGTGTACTTAACCATtccattatttgttatttttaaataaatcatatgCATTTATTGAAATAGTTCATACTTTTCCTGGAGCTAACCTTGTAAAACTACTTTAACTGTTTCTTTTATAATTTctatgctttatttatttatttatatctgaAAATCATaatttttcagcttgtttatcaTTCCATTAACCTGTGGTATGAAACAACTAGTATTGTCAGTGGGGATACTGAAATACAACCCAGAGTAACAGATGTGAggttaatatataatattgaaATGCAAAATGCTGGTGCAAAGCAAGAtattaaatgtataaaaagCATAGACTGTATGcaacagacagagaaagcagGGAGAACGTAAGGTAAACAGGACGAGTGGTGGCCAGTATTAATTCCTTGTGCTCCTGCAggatcagacaaacaaaagaaagcCCATTTGCCACAGACcaacatttcaaaaagcatAAGTGACTTTTTTTCACTCttcttactgtgtgtgtctgtacaggcCACTGTTCTGGACAATGTGCTCTCCACATTCAGGTCAATATGTGGAGAGGATGGCATGTCATTAGGTGAAGCTATAAGAGAGCAACATGGCAAAGATGAGTCTGTACACAGGTCTGTGTGTTTCACATGCGCTCAGGATCGTTTTTACACTAAATACAGTGTATGGTGTGCAGAAAgtcactctctgtctgctgTCCAGATGCCGCCCTCCAGATGTGGTGGTGTTTCCTCGTTGTGTGGAGGAGGTCAGCGCCCTTGCAAAGGTTTGCCACAAGCACCGCCTTCCCATCATCTCCTTTGGCACTGGGACCGGGCTGGAAGGAGGCGTAGGTGCAGTAAATGTAAGCTTGGAACTAAAGGATTAAATTGAAACAATGAAAACTATAGTTTATGCAAATGTAGCATTTTTTATTATAGAAATTTTAATAAAGCAAATTAAGTACAAATGTATGATGTGTGTGGGAGCAATTATTGAATTTCATCGCTTCTTGATGTTTTAGGGTGGAGTGTGCTTCAGTCTGAGGAACATGGACCAGATCCTTGATCTTCACCAGGAGGACTTTGATGTGACGGTGGAGCCCGGTGTGACTCGGAAGCTCCTCAATTCATACCTGCGAGACACTGGCCTGTGGTTTCCTGTAGGTCAGTTAAAGTGTAGTCACAGCAGCTTTTTACCCAGTTATGAAAAAGTGGTATGATTCAATAGTACAGAGTCGCTGGTATTGTGCAGGATATGATGGTGGATAACAAGACGGATCTGCAGGAGTCAGTCCAAAATGTCTTAATCGCCCCCTGATTGATTACTGTGTGCTGTAGGTCATAAATGTGTCAGAGGACCAAATAAGCCAGATTTGGGCCTTTGAGACCTTTGTAcagtccctgaatgcagcacggcAGCTGATATCTGCTGCTCTGGTCATGTTTTCTACAACATCCTTGCTTTATCCATGCCATTCTGTGTTGTTACAGATCCTGGAGCTGATGCATCGTTGTGTGGAATGGCTGCCACTAGTGCATCTGGCACTAACGCAGTGCGTTACGGAACTATGAGGGAGAATGTGATGAACCTCGAGGTGGTGCTGGCTGATGGGACCATCATACACACAGCTGGAAAAGGTCGACGCCCCAGGTAGCCACATTAATTCACTGAAAAAGCTCTACGCTTTGAGTCCCTTCCTCATGCATCATCAATCTTTAGGAAAACCTCGGCAGGCTACAACCTGACAAACCTGTTCGTGGGCTCGGAGGGAACCTTGGGGGTCATCACAAAGACCACGCTGCGTCTGTATGGCATTCCCGAGGCTATGGTGTCGGCTGTCTGCTCGTTCCCCTCTGTCCAAGCTGCTGTGGACAGCACGGTGCAGATCCTGCAGGCTGGAATACCTATCGCTCGCATCGGTGAGGACACGCTGTTAATAAGTATCATCAAGATATAGAATGATATCATTTTGTTTGAATAATTGGCACCTTTTTGGAATTAAACTTCAAGTTGGTGGTTACATTACTGTACCTTCATTAAATGTTCCCCTACGACGTGCTTTTAAAGCGACAGACACGTATGATCTATGTAGTTTTTCGGCATGGGAATTCACAGACACCCCTTGAGACACCACATCTTAGGAacctctttgtttctctccgATTGGGGCATAATATATCTCTTGTGTTCTCTTGTGTGTGTATGATTCAGAGTTTTTGGATGATGTGATGATTGACGCATGCAATAGGTTCAGCGGTTTGTCCTACCCTGTGACCCCAACACTGTTTCTGGAGTTCCATGGCTCAGAGCAAAGCGTGGAGGAACAAGTCAGCTCGGCTGGTATGTGAGTACAGAGCTCACCCCCCATCTACTGCTAACACTAGTCGTTCCCAGCACTGTGCAAgccaaaaatatatatttatatattgtaaATTACAATATCTAATATCCCAAATTATTAGGtttttacaataaaatgtaaaaaaaatatcagCCAAGTCTGACCTGTTATTTTCAAGTGTAAATTAGCTGAATTGAGAGTagtcaaacaaaaacactaaaactttACAAATTCCTTAATCGATTGAAGAGAAAGAATCTTTAAAAGAAAGATGCTACCAGTGGATTCAGCAGTGGAACCTCTAAGTGCACATCTGCGCAGTACCACAAGTAACATGAATTTCACCACGTCGTCACTGAACACACCAAGAAGGGAGCAAGTGCACTCAGCAGGATCCCAGGACAGCTGGAACTACTAGTAGTGCTTCCTACTCCCTTTCTGGGGGTGACTTCATTTAGCAGCAAGACAGTGATACCATGCATTGATTCTGGTTGTGTGCAAGGAGTCAAAAGTGATCAGGACATGTTACAGATTTGTCAAGCACTATTTTTGATTTTGATGAAACTAACTGATGAGATCGAACTTGAACAGAATTGTTTCAGTGTGCCCAGGCAAATGATGGATTGACTCTGTTTCAGTGACACTAATACCTTTTATTTTACCAATGAGGAGAAACTTTAATACGTTTAGTGATAGACAGTCATGGTCTTGCTTGGCAAGAAGCTAATGGTTAAATTGGTTCCCTTGGTTACAATATCAACTTAAATTACGAACTAGGTGATTTAAAAGTTAGAGGCAGAACAAGCTCCAGAATTAACAGTAAACCATCAGCTGGTTCAactcttcctgttttgtttttcctacaGCGGACATCACCCAGAGTAACGGCGGAGCGGATTTTCAGTGGGCTCAAGATGTAGAAACAAGGAACCGGCTGTGGAAAGCTCGTCATGATGCTTGGTACGCAGCTCAGGCTCTCAGACCTGGCTGTAAGGtaacaaacagagaaaaagcagaagcCATACAAACATATTGAAACATATTGTAAAACTGaaaattttttgttttttttactgtagctactgttaaaaatataaatgaaggAAGGAAAACACCTCTTAGAAGAACACAAAGCATGTTAAAAATCCAACTGAACTAAGGGAAAGGAGCAGAGCATTGTGTTTTAAGTAGTGATGCACTTTATTCTGGGTCAGTTCTGTGACCTTCTCCTgtcttcatgtttgtgtgtaggcCTACTCCACTGATGTGTGCGTCCCTCTGTCCCGACTGCCTCAGATCATTGTGGAGACGAAGCAGGACCTGACTGAGAACAAACTTACAGGTGACCAAGAGCCTTGTATATACTGAAACACAGGCTTTTAGTTAGTTAatatcattcatttattcagatgTGATTTGTGGTGAGCTGTAGTGTCTCTTATGCTGTTAATGTTAAAACAGACGCGTTTACACTGACTTCAGAACACTGAAAATCACTAACCTGATGCCTTCCGTGGCTGCATTATATACAGTCTGTAACTGTCATAACATTTTGTAATTTAGGTGAGATTTCAACCTTCAGCACTAAAATCTAGTGGTGATGCAGTTCATCCCTGAGTCCAAATCCACCAACTTGCATGATTTTCTCTCCAAGCGCTTCAGAGAAATTTTTTTACATGAGATTGAGAACAAGTGACATAAATGTATAGTTTGTCTCCACGGCTTTGTTACATCCCGATAAACATGATAAAGTCTTTTAGTATGTTTTGCAGCCTATTGAAAGTCTGTCTGTCCACCTCCAGGTCCCATAGCGGGTCATGTAGGTGATGGGAACTTCCATTGTCTGATGGTGGTGGATCCCAACgacccagaggagctgcacagcGTCCACCTGTTCAGCGAGCGGCTGGCCAGGTCACTCTCGCCTTACTTCTTCCTTTTACCTCATCCTTTCTCAGAGGGGCTTTGGGTAGAGTACTCGGATCAGTAGGggcagaaaaatatgaaagtttGGACCCTACCAGCTTTAAAAAGGTTAAAGCACAGTGGTAAAGTTTGATTTGACTGGTTTATGATCTGGATATTCAGTATTTCCTGGAGGTGGAATATAAAGCTTTatacagacatttacatttatctCTGTAATTGACATTGACAAGATTGGAGCTACATGTGAGAAGATAATTTgcaaaatatttacatataattATGCATTTAGTGAAAAAATTACAAAGGTGAGGGATCAAATGGGATTTTCACTATCATGACATGAATTTATTCAGCtcacaaatgtgacatttttgtgAATGTCTCATGTACTCTAGCTGAGTTCAAGAAAAACAATTCATCTCAAGCTGTGGCCTGTTGGAAACCACCAACATAACATTTAGTGCTCACATACTGTGCAAATGTTGATGGGCTGATAGGACCCAAAATGATTCTGCAGCAAAAGGAACTTAAAAACAGAGAGCTGGAATAACTCTATTATGAAGTACCTCTACCATGTGAAGAGAGTGTTTACACAGGAGAAGCTATATTTACTGATAAGAGATATATGTCATTGCTGGGAAAGATTCCTGGACATGCAGATGAGCTCTGTGTTAAGTAGAATCATCACCTGTACCTGTTTCTCAATAGGTTGAAGCATTGTATAAATATGTAGGGACTCATATggtaagataagataagaaaagataagaaaacctttaatagtcccgcagttgGGAAATTACTTCAAACTACTCGAATGATGGTGCCTCAAGACATTATTGGCTGTGATGTAGCACATCAGGATCAGATTTTAATATACAGACGTATGAATCCAGAAGTATGGTGCTTAATTTTAGTTAAATTTAGTTTAATATAATGAAATTACATATCAAAATAGGTGTAGGCGTTATTAGATTAGCTGCAGATTTATGGTCTGGTTTTACTTCCAACATTTGTAACATTAGTATCATCACAACGTTTAACACTAGAGGtactacacatacacacacacacacacacacacacacacacacacacacactgagcacaaagAGAATGTAATGTGGTTTGTTCTCACCGTAGGCGAGCCCTGGCCATGGACGgtacctgcacaggtgaacacGGCGTGGGCTTAGGGAAGAGAGCCCTGCTGTGTGAAGAGGTGGGACCCATGACTATTCAGCTCATGCAGGGTCTGAAGGACACAATTGACCCCAATAACCTCATGAATCCAGATAAAATTTTGCTGCCTAGAAAACTTTAGACAAAAAATATAGACTGGTATTTTGGTGTGTATTTGacacacattaataaaacaattttcTGGTAACACATGTCTGACACTAAGGGATCAGTGACTAAAAATATCAGTGCGAAGACACGCAACTTACATCTGGAATGGTCGTGTGTACCTGATTGTCACGTTTACCAAGGCATTTGTTAAAAAATGAAAGCAAggaaattgtttttatttttcacattcaaATTAATTGTGGCAACAgactttctctgtgtctctaGGTAGCTACACAGTCACTGCACTATACTGTGACTGAGCCCTTAGGCTGCATCTTGACATCAAATAATGGTTTTAAActatgtctgtttcctgttacCCTCCTAAACTCTGAAAAAAATGTTGAGTGTCTTTGTGAGAGGGATGGTCATTGAGGCTTCCaggttgctttttttttgaaGACATTCAACTGAACATGAAATTTCTCTTTTTGAATGTCTAATTAAAATGATTCAGCAATGAAGCAATACTTAGCTCCACCTTGGGGTGGCAGTGGTGCATCTCCATAGCATGTTTGAGTCTTTAGGTTTATTGCTTGGAGCTTTAGTGATGAGAATGAAATATCCAGtacatgcacagtacagtatatagaaCCTGGGTTAGTTAAGGGCCTCTGTTTGTATAAACATGAATGTAAATTATACACAGCTCTTCCAGCTTTTTGGAAAAGCTCACTTCACATTTATGCACAATTGGGCTCTGATCACTGATTTACAGTCACTGTACATTTTAGGATAATTGCAAAAACCAGTGAACTTAAACAGACAACTATATGGAGCTTTAGGTGTATAGGTGACAGACGGTGTTTAAAGTGAGACACTTTTTTATAATGCAGCACTTAATACACTAAGTCAATAATTATTGGTCTTGTAACTTTTTCACACTTTGGTAAATTCTGTCTGACCATTAAAATAAACTATCACAGTGTCAAAACTTGTTAATCAGTTTGTAGCTTTAGCCATGTTCCATTTTTTTCTTAacagttttattaatattttacatgCATATGCATGTGATTGTAGAGCCACACTGTGAATTACTCAGTTCATTTACATTGAAGGGAGG
The genomic region above belongs to Betta splendens chromosome 6, fBetSpl5.4, whole genome shotgun sequence and contains:
- the ldhd gene encoding probable D-lactate dehydrogenase, mitochondrial, with translation MLGLSRSRTAVSRRCRLLHCRYVHSENNERATVLDNVLSTFRSICGEDGMSLGEAIREQHGKDESVHRCRPPDVVVFPRCVEEVSALAKVCHKHRLPIISFGTGTGLEGGVGAVNGGVCFSLRNMDQILDLHQEDFDVTVEPGVTRKLLNSYLRDTGLWFPVDPGADASLCGMAATSASGTNAVRYGTMRENVMNLEVVLADGTIIHTAGKGRRPRKTSAGYNLTNLFVGSEGTLGVITKTTLRLYGIPEAMVSAVCSFPSVQAAVDSTVQILQAGIPIARIEFLDDVMIDACNRFSGLSYPVTPTLFLEFHGSEQSVEEQVSSAADITQSNGGADFQWAQDVETRNRLWKARHDAWYAAQALRPGCKAYSTDVCVPLSRLPQIIVETKQDLTENKLTGPIAGHVGDGNFHCLMVVDPNDPEELHSVHLFSERLARRALAMDGTCTGEHGVGLGKRALLCEEVGPMTIQLMQGLKDTIDPNNLMNPDKILLPRKL